In Microbacterium enclense, the DNA window TCTACCAGCATCCGGATGCCGTGACCGCACCGCTCCGCGCCGACCCTCCCCCGCCGCCACGGCGAGCGCGCCGGTGTCGGACGCCTGGCGTAGCCTCGATCCGTGCAGTTCACGGTCCGCGTCAAGCCCAGGAGCCGGCGCGGTCCCCTCGTCGAAGACACCGCCGACGGTCTCGTCGTTCATGTGCGCGAACGCGCGATCGACGGTGGCGCCAATTCCGGGGTCGAGAAAGCCCTCGCCGCGCACTTCGGCGTCGCACCGCGCGATGTCGAGATCCTGCGCGGGCACACGGCCCGGATCAAGCGCGTCGAGGTCGAGGCGTGAGCACCCGGCAGAGCGCGTTCATCGATCTGCGGCCGCTCACCACCTCCCCCGCTTTCGCGCGGCTGTGGATCGGGTCGACCCTGGCCGGCCTCGGCGGCCAGCTCACGGTGGTGGCTGTCATGCTGCACGTGTTCGAGCTCACGCAGAGCACGTTCGCGGTCTCGATGATCGCGGTCGCCGGGCTCCTGCCGATGGTCCTCGCCGGCCTCTATGGCGGAATGCTGGCCGACGCCTTCGACCGGCGGACGGTCGCGCTCGTCGCCGCGCTCGTGACCTTCGCCTCCACGGCCCTCCTCGCCCTCCTCGCCTGGACGGGCCTCGAGACCGTCGGGTGGCTCTTCGTGCTCAGCGTCGTGAACTCCGCGGCGAACTCGATCGTCATGGCGACGAAGTCGGCGATCACTCCTCGCCTCATCCCCCGAGAACTGCTCCCGGCAGCCGCCGCGTTGCAGGGTGTCACCGTGGGGATCATGGTCATGGCCGGACCTGCGCTGGCCGGAGTCCTCGTCGCCGTCGCCGGATACGCCTGGACGTACTCTCTCGACGTCCTGCTCATGACGTCGCTGTTCCTCGGCCTCTGGTCGCTCCCGCGACTGCGACCCGAGGGCGAGGTGGTGCGCCCGGGGCTGGAGTCGCTGCGCGACGGCGCCCGCTTCCTCCGGCGAGCCCCCAACATCCGCCTGCAGTACATCCTCGACATCACCGCGATGACATTCGGGCAGCCCGTCACCCTCTTCCCCGCGATCGGCGCGGTGCTGCTGGGCGGCGGCGCGATCACGACCGGTGTGCTCACCGCGGCCGTCGCGGCGGGCGCGTTCTTCTCCAGCCTCTTCTCGGGTCCGATCGGGCGGGTGCGCCGTCAGGGCCTCGGCATCGAGCGCGCGATCCAGGTCTACGGCCTCTCGATCGGCCTGTTCGGCCTCGTCCTGCTGGCGGCGACGCTCGGGTGGCTCCGCCCCGAGGTGGTCGACGAGACGCACGCCGCGGTCGCGCTCATCGTCCTCGCGGCGGTGGTGCTCGCCGTGTCGGGCGCAGCCGACAACGTCAGCGCGATCTACCGGTCGACGATGATGCAGGCGGCGGTTCCGGATGCCATGCGCGGGCGCCTGCAGGGCATCTTCGTCGTCGTGGTGGCCGGCGGTCCCCGCGTGGGCGCCCTGTATGCGGGCGCGCTCGCCACGCTGACCGCGCTCTGGGTGCCGCCGCTGTTCGGCGGCATCCTGATCCTCGCGCTCGTGGGAACTCTCGTCCGGTTCTCGCCCCGCTTCCGCCAGTACGACGCGCTGAATCCTCTCCCCTGACGGCGCCCGGCCCCCGGCGATTGTGACGTCGCGTTGCGCGGCGACAGCGCTACGGGCGGCGGCCGGGAAAGCATGGGGGGATGACGCGGACACGGGAGAGCAGTGCGCACTGGGGGACGTTCCAGGTCGACGTGTCGGACGACGGTCGCACGGTGCTCCGGACGCACCCCTACGACGACGACCAGGATGCGTCGCCGGCGATCGCCGGCGTGGCGGAGGCGCAGCATCACCCTCTCCGGGTCACCCGTCCGGCGGTACGGCGGCGATGGCTCGAACGCGGCCCCGGCCCTGACGATCAGCGAGGCGCGACCGACGACGAGTACGTGGAGGTCGAGTGGGACGAAGCGCTCGACCTGCTGGCCGCCGAGCTGGAGCGGGTTCGCACGGCGCACGGCAACCGCGCGATCTTCGGCGGCTCCTACGGATGGGGGAGCGCCGGCCGACTGCACCATGCGCAGGGTCAGCTCCACCGGTTCCTGAACGTGATCGGCGGCTACACCTCCTCCGTCAACGACTACAGCCGCGGGGCGAGCCTCGTCCTGCTTCCCCACCTCATCGGCGCGAACGGCATGGAGCACCTGCGCAAGCGCCCGCCGTCGTGGCCCCAGATCGCCGAGCACACCGACCTCCTGCTGTGCTTCGGCGGGATCCGCCTGTCGAACACCTCGGTGGTCCCCGGCGGCCACAACCGTCAGCTGGTCGGCGGGCTCTCCCGCGAGGCTGCCCGGAGCACCCGCATCGTGACGGTCTCCGCGCAGCGCGACGACATCGCCACCGACCTCGGCGCTGAATGGATCGGGATCCCGCCGGGCACCGACACGGCGCTCCTGCTCGCCCTCACGCACACTCTCGTCGACGAGGGACTCGCCGACGACGAGTTCCTGTCCTCGTGCACCGTCGGGGCCGATCGCGTGCGCGCCTACCTGCGGGGAGAATCCGACGGTGTGCCCAAGACGGCGGAGTGGGCGGCCGAGATCGTCGGACTGCCCGCGACGACGATCCGCGACCTCGCGCGGAGAGCGGCTGCCGGACGCACGCTGGTCAACGTGACCTACTCCCTGCAGCGCGCCGAACACGGCGAGCAGGCCGTTTTCGCGGCCTTGACCTTCGCCGCCTTCCTCGGGCAGATCGGACTTCCCGGCGGCGGGTTCTCGCACGGTTACGGCTCGATGGGCGACCACGGCATCGGCGTGGAGCAGGTGCCGCTCCCCACCTTCCCCCAGGGCCGGAACCCGGTGGACGACTTCATCCCGTGCGCGCGCATCGGCGACCTGCTCCTGCGACCGGACGAGGAGATCCCCTACGACGGTCGAACGCTCCCCCTGCCCGACATCCGGCTCGTCTACTGGGCGGGCGGCAACCCGTTTCACCATCACCAAGACCTCCGTCGTCTGCGCCGCGGGCTCGCGCGGATCGACACGCTCGTCGTGCACGAGTTCCACTGGACGCCGACCGCGCGACACGCCGACATCGTCCTGCCGGCGGCGACACCGCTCGAGCGCGAAGACCTCGCCGCCGGAGCCGGGGACACGCGGTTGCGCGCGATGCCTCGCGTCGTGGAGCCCGAGGGCGAAGCCCGTGAAGAGTTCTGGATCTACGACCGACTCGCGAGCCGTCTCGGTGCGGACTACGCCGAGGGACTCGACTCCCGCGGGTGGCTCGAGCGCATCTACGAGCAGTGGCGCACGCGGCACCCCGATACCCCGCCGTTCGCGGAGTTCTGGCGCGACGGCGGCACGCCGCTCCCCCGGCGCCCGTACCGGGACGGCGCCTTCTCCGCGTTCCGCACCGACCCGGTGACGCACCCGCTCGACACACCCAGCGGTCTGATCGAGCTGTTCTCGGCGACCCTCGACGGCTTCGCCCTGCCCGACACGGCGGGACACGCCCTGTGGATCGATCCCGCGGAGGAGCCGGACTCCCCCTACGACCTGCAGCTCCTCTGCAACCAGCCCTCCCACCGTCTGCACAGCCAGCTCGACATGGCGGCGCCCAGCCAGTCCACGAAAGTCGCCGGCCGCGAACCGGTGCGCCTGAACCCGGTGGATGCCGCCGCTCGAGGGGTGCGCGACGGTGACGTCGCGATCGTCCGCAGCGCGCAGGGCAGCCTGCTCGCCGGGGTGGTCGTCACCGATGCCCTGCTCCCGGGTGTCGCCCAGATGCACACGGGATCGTGGTTCGATCCCAGCGCACCGCACATCGCCGACTGCGTGAACGGCAACGTCAACGTGCTCACGAAGGACGTCGGAACGTCGACGCTGACCCAGGCCTCCAGCGGCGCGCGCGTGGCCGTCTCGATCGCGCGCTACGACGGCCCGCTCCCGCCGGTTCGCGCCTACGAGCCGCCGCCGTTGGCGGCCGGCCGCGATCGGCCCGCCACCAGCAGGTCCTGACCGCCATCCCTCGGCGGATTTCCGCCGTGGCAGTCGCCTGGCGCGCGCGATGTCGCACCCCGGGCCTATCGTCGGCATCGTGGCATCCGCTCCTTCCCCCTCCTCCGCATCCATCGCCGTGCAGTTCGTGCTCACGGGCATCGTGTGGGGCTCGAGCTTCCTGTTCATCGCGATCGCGCTGACCGGCATGACCCCGGCGCAGGTGGCGGGTGGGCGTCTGCTGTTCGGTGCGCTCGCCCTCGCGGCCATCGTCGCGATCCGCCGCGAGCGGCTCCCCCGCAGCCTGCGCGTCTGGGGACATCTGAGCGTGCTCGCCGCGACCTTCTGCGTCGTGCCGTTCCTGCTCTTCGCGTGGGCCGAGCAGCACGTGTCGTCAGGCCTGGCCAGCATCTTCAACGCGACCACGCCGATCATGACGGCGGTCATGGCGTGGGCGGTGTTCCGCGTCGAGAGCCTCAAGGTCGGCCAGCTCATCGGGATCGTCATCGGCATCGCGGGCGTCGTCGTGATCATCGCCCCCGGCGCCGTGTCCGACGTGGGCGACAGCACCGTCGCGCAGGTGGCGCTTCTCGGTGCGACGGCCTGCTACGGCTTCAGCCTCGCGTACATGCGCAGGTTCCTCGGCGACAGCGGTCTCTCGGGCATCGCCTTCGCGTTCGGCTACATCGGCCCGGCTGCGGCGTTCATGGTGCTGCTGTCGCCCGTGATCCTCGCCGAGCCCATGCAGCTCACGCTCCCGGTCGTCGCGAGCATCCTCGCACTCGGTGTGCTCGGCACGGGCATCGCCTACGTCTGGAACCAGAACACGCTGCGCGCCTGGGGCCCCACCCGCGCGTCGACGGTCACGTACATCACTCCCGTCGTGGGGGTGGCCCTCGGCATCCTGGTCCTCGGGGAGAAGATCTCGTGGAACGAGCCCGTCGGCGCGGCCGTGGTGTTCCTCGGGATCCTCCTCGTCCAGCAACGCCTGCGTCTGCCGCACCGCACCCGCGTCTGACCTCGGCCCTCGGCGACGACGCCGCCCCCGTATTCCGACGTGTCCCGGACCCGCGAGGAGCACGAAAGAAGGCCCCGGATGCCGTGGCATCCGGGGCCTTCGTGAGATCACCGCAGCGACAGCTGCGGAAAGCTCACGCCTGGAGGGCGAACTGCAGGTCGAGCTCGATGGTGACGTCCTTGCCGACGAGGACGCCGCCGGTCTCGAGCGCCGCGTTCCACGTGAGGCCGAAGTCTTCGCGGTTGATGACCGTCTTGGCCGTCGCGCCGCCCTTGTAGTTGCCCCACGGGTCGGTGCCGAAGCCGCCGAAATCGATCGAGAAGGTGGCGGGCTTGCTGACGCCGCGGATGGTGAGCTCGCCGTCGACGAGGAAGTCACCGTCTTCGACGCGGACGCCGGTCGAGCGGAAGTCCATGGTCGGGTAGGTCTCGACGTCGAAGAACTCGGCCGAGCGGAGGTGCTGGTCGCGGCCCTCGTCCTTGGTGTCGACGGAGGTGACGTCGACGGATGCCTCGACGGTGGCCTCGAGCGGGTTCTCGGGGGCGACGAGGGTCGCGCTCTTCATGCCGAAGGTACCGCGCACCTTGGAGATCATCATGTGACGGACGGTGAAGGTCACCTCGCTGTGCGAGGGGTCGAGCACCCAGGTGCCCGCCTTGTAGCCGGGGATGTCGAGGGTCGTTGCGTCGGTCATGTCACTCCTAGAGGTCTGGGGAGCCGATTCGGCGTCCTGCGGGAGTCAAACTCCCATTCACACGAATGTATTCCACGATCGTGGAAAAAGACGAACCCGAGGGTGCCTCAGCTCCCTCGGGTTCGTGAACATCAGGTTTCTTCTCAGCCGACCTTGAGCAGGTCGATGATGAAGATGAGCGTCTTGCCCCCGAGGAAGTGGCCGCCGGCCGGACCGTAGGCCAGGTGCGGCGGGATGACGAGCTCGCGGCGACCGCCGACCTTCATGCCCGGGATGCCGTCCTGCCAGCCCTGGATGAGGCCACGGAGGGGGAACTGGATGCTCTCGCCACGGCCCCACGACGAGTCGAACTCCTCGCCGGATTCGTACTCGACACCGGCGTAGTGCACGGTGACGGTGTCGCCGGGCTTGGCCTCGTCGCCATCGCCGACGATGATGTCGCGGATGACGAGGTCGGAAGGTGCGGGGCCGCTGGGAGCGTCGAACTCCGGCTTGGTGCGATCAGTCATACGTCCATCCAAGCACGACGGGGCCGTCGGGAATTGCCCCTGGACACGGACCGGAGAAAGACTCAGCGCCCGGTGCCGCGGCGATGCCTGCGTGTCTACCGGGCGCTGAGTTGGCCTACATCGATGTTCCCCCCGCCCCGCGGCGGTGTCAAGACCTCCGTCGAGGTGTGGATCGACACCGACGTCCGAGCCCACCGAAGGCCCTGCCCCGAGCCGTCACGGCGCGAGCAACGCGGCCCGCGCCGCCGTCGTGCGCTCCAGCAGCTGACGCTCCGTCGCGACCGCGTGCGGGTCGCGACCCGAGAGAGCCCGCTGGCGCGCGGCGGCGAGCGCCGTGGCATCCACGATGAACCCCCTCATCACCTCCCCACGGTTGCCCGGCAGCGTGCGTGCCCAGGCGAGCGCCGATCGCCGTCCGGGCGCGGTGGCCAGCATGTCGACCTCCTGCGGGGTGAACCACCCGGCCGCGGCGTACTCGCCGAGGCGGGCGCGCGTGAGCCGTGACTCCTCGCGACGCAGCAGCAGGATGCCGACGATGAACGCCATGAACAGGGGCACCTGCAGGGTGGCGTAGACCTCGAAGAAGTTGAAGAACGTGGCGGAGCCGTTCCACAACGCGTGCAGCACGATCGCGGCGATCAGACCCGGGATGGCGTACCCCAAGGCGGCGCGGGTGCGCAGCGATCGTCGCGCCGCGAGGCCGAACGCGAAACCGGTGAGGCTCGTGAACATCACGTGCGCGAACGGGGAGAGCACCGCGCGGAGGAAGAACGTCGTCGCCACCTCTCCCGGCCCGCCCTCGAGGTAACTGATCGCGAAGTACTGCACGTTCTCGGTCAGCGCGAAGCCCGCGCCGATGAGCGCGCCGTAGACGATCCCGTCGACCGGCCCATCGAAGAACCGCCGGGCGAACGCGTAGAGGAGCAGGATGCCGAGGCCCTTGGCGATCTCCTCGACGATCGGCGCCTGCACGACAGCGCTCAGCGCATCGGGCAACCCGCCCGTGACGAGGGAGACGACCAGGTCGACGCCGAGGGCGATCGCCACCGCCGCCACCGCGCCCCACGCCGCGGCGAAGACGAGCAGGCGCCGCGGCTCGGGCTCCCACCGGTCGATGTACCGCACCACGAACCACACGACCACGAAGGGCACGACAGCCAGGACGAGGCCGATGAAGGAGGCGGCGGGCCCGAGGAACCGCGTGAAGTAGAGCACCAGCAGCGCCAGGACGGGCACCAACAGCGCGGCGACGATCCAGAGGGCGACACCTCCGCCGCGCACCCGCGGCGGGGTGGCGGAGACCGCGACCGGAGGAGTCGTCGAGATTCGGGCCGGTTGCCCCGGGGCGGGCTGCGAGAGCGGCGACGGGTAGCTCATGCGCACAGCCTAAGGGCCGTCGGGTCGCACGATTCGAGGGTTGTGGCGGCGGTCAGCGCGAGCCGCCCGGTAGCGTGGAGGCATGCGTTTCGCCCACGTCCGTTCCCCGGAAGGAGCGGAGTCCCCCCGTCTGGTCAGCGTCCACGGTGAGGAGTTCTCCTTCGTCGACGAGTTCTTCCCCGGGGCGCCCCGTACCCTCGAACGCCTCATCGAGGGCGGCGACGAGCTGTTGGACCGCGTCCGCGAGGCCGCGGCCGGGGCCGCACGGCATCCCTTGGCCGGGGTCCGGTTCGCGTCGGCGCTGCTCACTCCCCCGTCGATCCTCGCCGTGGGGCTCAACTACGCCGCCCACTCGGGCGAGCTGGGACTGAAGACGGACGCCGGCCCGACGGTCTTCGTGCTGTGGCCGAACTCGCTCACCGCGCACGAGGCGACGACGTCGTGGCCGCGCGCGCTCAGCGAGGCCGTCGACTACGAGGCCGAGCTCGGCGTCATCATCGGGCGCCCCGGACGCGATGTGCCCGAAGCGGACGCCCTCGATCACGTCTGGGGCTACACCGTCGTCAACGACATCACGGCGCGCAACATCCAGTTCTCGGAGGCGCAGTGGTCGCGGTGCAAGTCGTTCGACGGCTTCACACCGACGGGTCCGTTCGTGGTGACGGCCGATGAGATCCCCGACCCGCAGGACCTGCACATCTGGACCATCGTCGACGGCCACACGGTGCAGGATGCCAGCACGGGCCAGATGGTGCGGTCGGTGGCCACGCTCATCCACAAGCTGTCGGAGTCGGCGACCCTGCTGCCCGGCACGCTCATCTCGACCGGCAGCCCCGGGGGCGCCGGGTACTCGCGCGATCCGCAGATCTTCCTCCGCGATCGATCGACCGTCACGGTCGGCATCGACGGCATCGGCGAGCTGACGACGCACTGCCGGATCCTGGACTGATCGTCCCCATGAGGCGCACGGCGCCGAGGCCCTCAGGCCCCGGCGCCGCGTCGGTCACTCCTCGACGACGCTGTCCGCGGCGCGCTGGACGGGAATCGCCTGGGTGATGGGATGCAGGCCCGACAGGCGTGCAGGCGAGATCTGCTTCGTGACCTCGTCGCGCGACATGAGCCCCGCCTCCACGACGAGATCGGCGACGTTGCGGTGGGTGAGCAGCGCCGTCTTGGCGAGGGCCGCGGCCGCGGCGTAGCCGATGAACGGCGTCAGGGCCGTCACGACGCCGACCGACGAGCCCACCATCGCGCCGAGCCGCTCGCGGTTCGCGGTGATGCCGTCGACGCAGTTCACGCGCAGGGTCCACATCGCCTGCCGCATCCACGTGATGGACTGATAGATCGAGTGGGCGATGACGGGCTCGAACGCGTTGAGCTGCAGCTGGCCGGCCTCGACAGCCATCGTCACCGTCATGTCGGCACCGACGACCGAGAACGCGACCTGGTTCACGACTTCCGGGATGACGGGGTTCACCTTGCCGGGCATGATGCTCGATCCCGCTTGGCGCGCGGGGAGGTTGATCTCGCCGAGCCCCGCCTGGGGACCGCTGGAGAGAAGGCGCAGATCGTTGCAGATCTTCGACAGCTTGATCGCGTTGCGCTTCAACGACGACGAGAACGACATGAACGCGCCGGTGTCGCTGGTGGACTCCACGAGGTCGGTCGCCGTCTCGAGATCGAGCCCTGTGATCTCGCGGAGGTGCCGGAGGACGGCCTTGCCGTACCCGGCGTGGGCCGTGATGCCCGTGCCGATCGCGGTGGCTCCCATGTTGATCTCGTAGAGCAGGTAGGCGTTCTCGGTGAGACGGCTGTAGTCCTCGCCGAGGGTCGTGGCGAACCCGTGGAACTCCTGCCCGAGCGTCATCGGCACGGCATCCTGCAGCTGGGTGCGCCCGACCTTCAGGACGTCGTGGAACTCGTCGGCCTTCGCCAGGAACGACTGGCGCAACAGCGCGAGCTCCTCGAGGAGGCTCTTCAACGTCAGAGCCAGACCGACCTTGATCGCCGTGGGGTACACGTCGTTCGTCGACTGGCTGCGGTTGGTGTCGTCGATGGGCGACAGGAAGGCGTAGTCGCCCTTCTCACGACCCGCCATCTCGAGCGCGATGTTGGTGATGACCTCGTTCGCGTTCATGTTCGTCGAGGTGCCGGCCCCGCCCTGGATGACGCCGACGGCGAACTCGTCGTGGAACTCCCCGTCGATGACCCGCTGCGCGGCGCGGTCGATGAGGTCGGCCTTGGCGGGGTCGAGGACGCCGATCTCCCGGTTCGCACGGGCCGATGCCTGCTTCACCATCGCCAGGGCCCGCACGAGATCGGGGTAGACCGAGATCGGCCGCTTGGCGATCGGGAAGTTCTCCAGCGCGCGGGCGGTGTGGATGCCCCAGTACGCGTCGGCGGGGATCTCGAGGGATCCCAGAGAGTCGGTCTCGGTGCGGGTACGCGTCGTTGCGTCCAGAGTCATGTGTCGTCCTTGTGGGGTCACGTGAAAGGGGATGCCACGAGCCTAACCACCGGGGCCACCGGTGCCCCTCGACGCGGCGGCCTGTCGCGAGGCTCGGACCGTCCGCCGTGTCGCTTGCGTGTCGTCAGCGGCCGAGGCCGTCACCGCTTGCGCGAGAAGGCCTCGAGGCGCTCTTCGGGTGTGAGCGCGGCCATCTGTTCGACCCACGCGGGGGTGAAGTACCCGGAGGTGTCGGCGTCGACGACCGGGACGACCGCGTGGGTGATCGTGTCGTCCCAGACGTGCACGAGGTGGAACGACTGCCCGGCATCCATTCCGTTGACCTCGTCTGCGGGACGCGCGAGGTCCATCGTGTAGCAGGAGGCCGCAGCCACACTGACCGGGACCCCGGCGAACGTGCCCGACGTCGAGTAGTGCAGGTGGCCCGCCAGGATCGCGCGCACGTCGCTCCCCGCGATCGCGGCGGCCAGCCCCGGCTGATCGCGCAGCTCGAGGATGTCGAAGAACGGGATGTGCGTGGGAAGCGGCGGATGGTGCAGCGCGAGGATCGTGCCCAGCGGGGCAGGGGTCGCGAGCTCCTCTCGCAGCCAGCGCAACTGCGCGGCGTCGAGGTCGCCGTGGTGCCAGCCGGGGACGGTCGAGTCCACCGCGATGACGCGCAGTCCGTCGAGGTCCCAGACGCCGGTCACCGGTTCGAGCGAGGGGCTCTCGTCGAGCAGTCCGGCGCGCAGGGCCGGGCGTTCGTCGTGGTTGCCGGCGACCCAGATCACCGGAGCGCCCAGCCGCGCAGCCCACGGCTCGACCGCGGCACGCAAGGCGCGATAGGCCTCGGGTTCGCCGAGGTCGGTGAGATCGCCGGTGAAGACGACCGCATCGGGCCGGACGCCGGTCGCCTCGGCGGCATCCAGGGTCCGTCGCAGGTTCGCGGCGGTGTCGTACCGCTCGCCGAGCAGACGATCACCCGCCAGCACGTGGGTGTCGCTGAGATGAAGGATCACGCGCCGCGCGGGAGCGTGCTGACCGAACTGCACCGATGCCATGGGCTCAGCCTAGAAGAGGGCTCCGACACCCGCCGTGAGACGTCAGTGATTGAAGAGGATGAGCAGGAGCGCGCCGATCACGGCGGCGGCGCACACGGCGAAGCACGCGTAGGCGCCCACGAGCGCGAGGCGCTTCTGGCCGTCGCTCAGCGGGTTGCGGGCGGCTGCCTTCGCGGCAGCCTTCTCGGCGCGGCGTCGCTGCTTGTCGGTGAGCACGGTGATGGCATCCGTGAACTCCGCCGGCGCGACCAACGGCGGACGCCCCCCGCGCACCAGGAGTCGCAGGCCCAGGGCGTAGAACGTCACGACGGTCGAGGCGCCGATGATCGCGGCGATGAAGACGTGCAGGAAGGCTTCCCAGTTGATCGTCACTTGTCGTCCTTCCCGGTGCTCTCCAGGCGACGCTGGCGGCGGGTGGGTCCGGGCTTGCGGGGCACCTTCACCGCGGCGCCGGAGTCGGCGACCTCGCTCATCGCGTTGGCCGAGGTGACGGAGTCACGTCGCGAGCGCAGGAACAGACCGAGGATGATCGCGAGAGCGATGACCGCGTCGACCGCGACACCCCAGCCGCCCAGCCAGACGACGATGAGGGCGGCGGCCGCCCCGACGGCACCGGCCGCGGGAAGGGTCAGCACCCAGCCGATCATGATGCGCCCGACGGTGTTCCAGCGCACCGTGGAGCCACGACGTCCCAGGCCCGACCCGATGACGGAGCCCGAGGCGACCTGCGTGGTGGAGAGCGCGAAGCCGAGAGCGCTGGAGGCCAGGATCGTCGCCGCCGTCGACGTCTCGGCCGAGAACCCCTGCGCGGGCTTGACGTCGGTGAGGCCCTTACCGAGGGTGCGGATGATGCGCCAGCCGCCCATGTAGGTGCCGAGGGCGATCGTGATCGCGCACGCGAACACCACCCAGATGTGCGGATCGGGGTCGGATGCCGACTGCCAGCCGACAGTGATG includes these proteins:
- a CDS encoding peptidase, which produces MTINWEAFLHVFIAAIIGASTVVTFYALGLRLLVRGGRPPLVAPAEFTDAITVLTDKQRRRAEKAAAKAAARNPLSDGQKRLALVGAYACFAVCAAAVIGALLLILFNH